GCCCACCCAGGCTAACCAGAATGATTTGCCCCGACCAAAGAGATGATTTGATACCATCACGGACCAGGTCGGAGCGTGCCATGAACATGGGGCAACATTGACAAAGGAGGTTTATCGTGAAACCAAAACACCACGTATTTGTTTGCATGAACCAACGTCCCCCAGGTCACCCACGGGGATCCTGTGCAGCCTTGGGGGCCAATACGGTGCGGGAAACATTTGCCAACGAATTGGAAAAACGCAATCTTGGAGAACAGATCCAGGTGACGGGAAGCTTTTGCCTTGGACCCTGCGACCGAGGCCCCACTGTGGTGGTCTATCCTGAAGGGGTATGGTACGGCGGCGTCAAACCGCAGGATGTTGCTGAAATTTTTGATAGCCACCTGCTGGGTGGCGAGCCCGTGAAACGTTTGCGGATGATGTAACAAACCACACCTTGACGCCTTCGAGCCTCCATCCCATCCCTGTAAACATTTTCAGGTAAGTTCAACATGCTATCCTGGGGCTGTCCAGTTGCCAGCCCCAGGATCTTGATTCGTTGATAAAAGGCAACTATTCAGCACCTCTGGTGATCACGCTTTTTCAAATGGTTTTTGAAAAAGATTTTTTCTGCTCCGCATGCCGAAGATACCAATCGAATACCATGCAAATATTGCGAACCAACAATCGCCCAGCTGGTGTTACCTGCAACACAGACCCTCTCTCTTCCATAAGGCCCTCTACAACCATTTGCCTCAGGATGACCATCTCGCTACTGAAATAATCTGCGAATATCACGCCATGCTTTTTTTCCATGGCAGCACAATCCAGCTGAAAATCACAGATAAGGCGCATGATGACATCCCGCCGAATCACATCGTCCTGGCTTAACTGAAGTCCACGAAAAACGGTCAATTCGTTGTGATCAAGCTGGTGATAATAGGTTTCCAGTTCCTTCTGGTTTTGAGCATAGCTCGTACCCACCTGACTGATGGCTGTAACACCCAGTCCAACCAGATCACACTCGGCATGGGTGGTGTATCCCTGAAAATTTCGATGCAGCGCACCATGTCGTTGTGCCCGGGCCAATTCATTGGTCGGCTTGGCAAAATGATCCATCCCCACATAAACATAGTCATGGGCTGTCAAAAAGCGGATGGTTTGTTCCAGAATCTGTAATTTGGTTTCAGCATTGGGAAGATCCTCGGTCTGGATGCGA
This DNA window, taken from Magnetococcales bacterium, encodes the following:
- a CDS encoding (2Fe-2S) ferredoxin domain-containing protein, whose amino-acid sequence is MVKPKHHVFVCMNQRPPGHPRGSCAALGANTVRETFANELEKRNLGEQIQVTGSFCLGPCDRGPTVVVYPEGVWYGGVKPQDVAEIFDSHLLGGEPVKRLRMM